The nucleotide window GTTCTGATTCTTAATGGAACAGTTTACCATGTAAATTTCCCATTtgtaggactaataaaggatcatcttatctcatCTTATCTTCTGAATGATTCGTTTTTAGCATGTTGAGTTTATAACAGCAGCTTCAGGTCACTTATTAGCTCTTAAATAATCATGAACACGCCTGTAATGAGCATGGGAGACGCGTTCTCTTCTCTGCAGGGTTGGTCCAGCGCTGTACTCCAGTAAAATATCACTACACCTCGTCCAGCCTCCCCCGGAACCTGCCCATCAACATCACCAAGACCATCCGTCAGGACGAGTGGCACGCGCTGCGTAAGTCCCGTCTCCTCTTCTGGACCATCAGCACATGCTGATGTCGCCATCTGCTGGTCAGAGGCAGTGAGAACATCCATCCTCCACATGTAGAAGAGAAGAATAATCACAGGCATGATGCAGCTGCCACATGTTGACCGTACGATGGATCTTCTGTCTCCACAGACCTGCGCAGGATGACCGCTGGGTTCGTGGGAATGGCCGTGTCCATCATCCTGTTCGGGTGGCTTGTGGGGGTCCTGGGGTGCTGCAGACAGCACGACCTCATGCAGTACGTCGCTGGACTCCTCTTCCTcatgggaggtgtgtgtgtgtgtgtgtgtgttttgtattgttgtggTAGTCCCAGTTAGATCCTGAGATCTGCTTCCAGGCACCTGCTGCATCATCTCGCTGTGTACGTGTGTGGCGGGGATCAACTTCGAGTTGTCCCGGTACCCGCGCTACCTGTACGGTCTCCCTGAGGACATCAGCCACGGCTACGGATGGTCCATGTTCTGCGCGTGGGGCGGCCTGGGCCTGACGCTGCTGGCCGGTTTCCTCTGTACGCTCGCCCCGTCCCTCAGCGCCCCGTCCAGCTCCTCGCCGTCCACCACAGTCCACAAGGCCCGACAAGAGAACGGGACCGTCTGACCCCGCCCGGACGCCCAGCACCTCGCCGTCCACCTACTGTCCACAAGGTCCAGCAGGAGAACGGGACGTCTGACCCCGCCCGGACACCCAGCAACTCGCCGTCCACCACAGTCCACAAGGTCCAGCAGGAGAACGGGACATCTGACCCCGCCCTGATACCCAGCATCTCACACTCCACCTACTGTCCACAAGGTCCAGAAGGAGAACGGGACGTCTGACCCCGCCCTGACACCCAGCATCTCACACTCCACCTACTGTCCACAAGGTCCAGCAGGAGAACGGGACGTCTGACCCCGCCCTGatcacaaacaaacaaaaaaaactactgacTTCATTGCACAATGTAAAGGTCGGACCTTCTGGTTCGGCTACAGACCCCTGACTGTCTCACTGTCTCCGACAGGATTCATCCAACATGTGGTGCTCCCTTTTAAACTGTCTCTCACCTGCAGAGCGTCCAGCTTTGAGTTTTTGGACGTATCGATTATTGTCTTTTGGTGGAGAGAAAAGCACAAAACGACGAGAAGATTTTAACACTGCAGATGTTCTTCTGTCTTTCCGAGCAGCGGATTCGCTCACtgttaaagccacgccccttCCAACGTTCAACACTTGTTGAACACTgacgtcatgtgaccaaaccaaaataataaatgtgctgcCATTTCACTTTTGATGATTTACTGCATCTTCACTTCTCTGCATGGTTCAGTTACAGCAGGGTGATGTGGTGGTCCAAGTGTGGAAGGAATGTAGATCTTATGGAAGAATGGAGCCTGTCTCTTCATAATAGAAGACCAGAGACTGGAGAACGTGTGTTGAGGAGCTCTGAAGCTGTTCGTTATGATGGTTTTAGCCCTCTGTGGTCGAGAATCTGCAACCTTTTTCATGACATTGATATTACTTTTAGATGATGGAATTGTATTTACTGAAGGCCCAGAAGCCCAGGATGGAGGAGGACCATCTCTAGATGATCCTGAAAGGACCCACAGTTTCCAGAGACAGGAAATGAAGGAGTACTGCATGCGTCCAGCAGAAGCTGGTTGTGTTGTGCTGAAGTTTCTTCTCAAgcatctgacttttttttataatccgCCGGGGGGTTTGGAAATCTTTATATATCTTTTCTTGCATGACTTCATAACTTTGAACTGTTGTTGTACTACTGTgttgaaagacatttttttatctaatttattttgctggaataaaatgtaattaatctgaTTAAGAACTGAACTCCTGTCTTGGGTAAATCTTGAATATTAAAATCTACTCCAACACCTTCTGACACCTTCCAGCAACTTGTACGCAGAAGATTTTTCATGGGTGCTTGTGAAAAAGTGAGAACCTCATATTGTTCTTTTATGAATAAAAGCCCAGCGCCATTTCAGAAAACAGTGACTTTTATTGGAATTCAGTTCTGTCAAAATCTCATTAAGCCAAACGTTGATGTTCAAACATCGAAGATCAATATTCAGCTGGAACCGTGTGTCTGTTACATCAAGGCGATTTGTCCTGATATTGAAGATGGGGACTCAGATCATGTGGAACGTCGTTTAATTTCAGTGTATTTAATAATCTGAAGGTTTTACAGAGATTTGAAACACGGgtttattatcataacccagacattcaaagttcggtttatatatgttatatcgAACAGTCCATCAGgcttaatttaaatattcatacaatgcaccacattttaattaCGGGACCTCATATTTTAAACGTAACAGCAGTCAGTTCTTGTCGGGGGAGGATGGCCACTGTCTTCCTGGCAGAGACATCAGAGgacaattctgattggtctgttgcAACTTTTTGGGAGAGAAATGCCGAGTATAGAAGAGTTTTCTATTGTGGGCTGCggtctcttctcttcctcctccatcgggggtctggggtcccccccccccaggttcTGGGCCTTTTCTCGCCCCCCCCTGTCTCCTCAGGGCCAAGCTGGTtcctgccttttctctctcttcaacaacaacatttatttcttataatcacatacagcACAGACCGTACAGTCGACCCTTCTGTCCACAAGGAGGAAAATTCACTAATAAATGCAACACCGTTCACAGATTCATCTCTCCACTCCAAAATAAACCTGATTCACAAATGTCAGTGCGGCTACAGTTattctcagtgtttaaatctaaactgaaaacccGTCTGTTTCCTCTGGTCTTCTGTTCCCAGACACAgcgtcaattataaagtccactttatcacacagtccccctgttagacacagacagtgttaaattcactctagttaggctgtcctagttagggtaccgggccactgtagcaccaatacaccaccataaccacatatttcagtatcggtcgtacgatgccaccgccTGCCGCGGCACTGAATCAGgcacccagaccacctccagaccccagtgaagagtcCAGCAGATAAGTCCTGCTTCCTGACAACTGcataacaaggacataccatgaaacaaaccagagggtcaccacagccacagccaccgttacaactacagcttcagggatcttcaagtggaccagtagcatcattatggacacgtatttttctcttattggacaatcaccgaccctgcactgacaccatttgcaggcccactccaccctggaaggggggtccctctctgtatcacaaATGGCAGGTAGCCAATCAATGGTGTCCAAAGTTTATAGCCAATCACACCAACTCTGATTTAACGGTGACAACGTTGCGCTACTTTCGCACACAAGTTTAATAAAACGAagtgtgtttctgctgaatttaaataaaagtttcCCCGTTCGCTCGTGTCCAGGTGTGTGGTGACCCTCTGACCCGCTGgttcctcgtttagcagttgtcaggaagcaggatttatctgctggtctcttcactggagtctggaggtggtctgggtgcCTGATTCCGACTGGTCCTGAAATACGTGGTATATTggggctacagtggcccggtaccctaactaggacagcctgaCTAGGGGgaatttaactctgtctgtgtctaacagggggactgagGTTGAAGTTGAAATTAAAGTTGAGACCTATTGTCATGTTGGTTATATACGTgctagacggtacatagtgaaccgaaataacgtttctccggaacctggtgctacatgtaacatttgaacgatcaGACAACGTTCTAAACTGACATAAAGTACACGTGTGCGACACCGACAAACTGGCCTATATGAAGTGCAATCGACTAATTGACTccgtgtctgggattttaacagaaggagaaaagcacaaaaaacaacaagaagaTTTTAAAAAAGAGGATTTTTGCAGATGTTCTTCTG belongs to Denticeps clupeoides unplaced genomic scaffold, fDenClu1.1, whole genome shotgun sequence and includes:
- the LOC114781713 gene encoding transmembrane protein 178B-like translates to MAAMRLLTGGGLLLALCALALLIMAISTDSWYETDARRHRERCKNYANKRSDPGFIYISNHNLPLRQKRHLVAAATAMESHCSRQFNSTMSGLWRRCLRTGFDLDTEELVSKGLVQRCTPVKYHYTSSSLPRNLPINITKTIRQDEWHALHLRRMTAGFVGMAVSIILFGWLVGVLGCCRQHDLMQYVAGLLFLMGGTCCIISLCTCVAGINFELSRYPRYLYGLPEDISHGYGWSMFCAWGGLGLTLLAGFLCTLAPSLSAPSSSSPSTTVHKARQENGTV